From Veillonella dispar, one genomic window encodes:
- the carA gene encoding glutamine-hydrolyzing carbamoyl-phosphate synthase small subunit has protein sequence MKGKLVLEDGSVFEGSLLGGAPTVGEVVFNTGMTGYQEILTDPSYADQIITLTYPLIGNYGTLNAITQGPKPYCKGFIVGELCDFPSNWQNEGLFSEYLRLHGIPCLYDVDTRAITRVLRNHGVMKGVLVRSDYPMEDIQKLFKQDLPTDQVMRVTTKWQGMRGDKNAEFHVAVMDYGVKENILRSLEAAGCRLTVFPADAKAEDVLAANPDGVFLSNGPGDPQDLGYAVEEVKKLFGKKPIFGICMGHQVLAQAYGGTTFKLKFGHRGSNHPVQDLRTGRVYITSQNHGYAVDDTSLPDFVEITHRSVNDGTVEGMRHKELPIFSVQYHPEASPGPTDNLYLFDEFEDLMRKGK, from the coding sequence ATGAAAGGCAAGTTAGTTCTTGAAGATGGTTCCGTGTTTGAAGGTTCCTTATTAGGTGGCGCTCCAACAGTAGGCGAAGTTGTATTTAACACAGGTATGACAGGGTATCAAGAAATCTTGACTGATCCATCCTATGCGGATCAAATTATTACATTAACATATCCTTTGATCGGTAATTATGGTACATTGAATGCTATTACTCAAGGCCCTAAACCATATTGTAAAGGCTTTATCGTAGGAGAACTGTGTGATTTCCCATCTAACTGGCAAAATGAAGGCTTATTTAGCGAGTATCTTCGTTTACACGGCATCCCTTGCCTTTATGATGTAGATACACGTGCTATTACACGTGTACTTCGTAACCATGGCGTAATGAAAGGCGTACTTGTACGTTCTGATTACCCTATGGAAGATATTCAAAAATTATTTAAACAAGACTTGCCAACAGATCAAGTTATGCGTGTAACTACAAAATGGCAAGGTATGCGTGGCGATAAAAATGCAGAGTTCCATGTAGCTGTAATGGACTATGGTGTAAAGGAAAATATCCTTCGCTCTTTAGAAGCAGCTGGTTGTCGTCTAACAGTATTCCCTGCAGATGCTAAGGCTGAAGATGTATTGGCAGCAAATCCAGATGGTGTATTCTTATCTAACGGCCCTGGAGATCCTCAAGATCTTGGCTATGCTGTAGAAGAAGTAAAGAAATTATTCGGTAAAAAGCCTATCTTCGGCATTTGCATGGGCCATCAAGTATTGGCTCAAGCCTATGGTGGTACAACATTTAAATTAAAATTTGGTCACCGGGGCTCTAACCATCCAGTACAAGATTTACGTACAGGCCGCGTATATATTACATCTCAAAATCATGGCTATGCAGTAGATGATACTTCCTTGCCAGACTTTGTAGAAATTACACATCGCAGTGTAAATGATGGTACTGTAGAAGGTATGCGTCATAAAGAATTACCTATCTTCTCTGTACAATATCATCCAGAAGCATCCCCAGGACCTACTGATAATCTATATTTATTTGACGAATTTGAAGACTTAATGAGAAAGGGAAAATAA
- a CDS encoding dihydroorotase, with the protein MSLLIKNGTVVNPAKKQNEVADVLVKDGKIAAIGQNLSAEGAEVYDATGLIVAPGLIDIHTHLREPGQEAKEDFHSGTQAAAAGGFTRVVTMANTNPVVDNAALVRGLQKQAELTGVVKVEFIGAVSKGLEGKELAEMGDMAEAGVVAFSDDGHYVENAAFMRRALEYSSMFNKMVIDHAEDITLTKNGHMHEGIVSYELGVIGRPAVAEDLAVARDILLSEMTGGHIHIAHVSSKNTVDMVRRAKAKGLNVTCEVTSQHLSFTDEYLREYNPAFKMAPPIRSEDHRQALLEGLKDGTIDAIITDHAPHAYEEKDHEFCCAPNGFSGLETSLAAVITNAYGPDKLSIDQVVYYMSTRPAELMRLDAGVLEVGKPADITVFSTTEEWTVDRNKFYTKGKVSPFDGMTVTGKAKLTVVDGKVVMKEGVVL; encoded by the coding sequence GTGAGCTTGCTTATTAAAAATGGTACGGTAGTTAATCCGGCAAAAAAACAAAACGAAGTAGCAGACGTTCTCGTAAAAGATGGTAAAATTGCAGCCATCGGTCAAAACTTGAGTGCTGAAGGCGCTGAAGTATATGATGCAACAGGTCTTATCGTAGCACCTGGTCTTATCGATATTCACACACATTTGCGTGAACCAGGCCAAGAAGCTAAAGAAGATTTCCACTCTGGTACACAAGCGGCTGCTGCTGGTGGTTTCACACGTGTAGTCACTATGGCTAATACAAACCCAGTTGTAGATAATGCTGCACTTGTAAGAGGTTTACAAAAACAGGCTGAACTCACTGGCGTTGTGAAAGTAGAATTTATTGGTGCTGTATCCAAAGGTCTTGAAGGTAAGGAACTTGCTGAAATGGGCGATATGGCTGAAGCTGGTGTAGTAGCATTTTCCGATGATGGCCATTATGTAGAAAATGCTGCATTTATGCGTCGTGCCTTAGAATACTCCTCCATGTTTAATAAAATGGTTATCGACCATGCAGAAGATATTACATTGACTAAAAATGGTCATATGCATGAAGGTATCGTTTCCTATGAACTAGGTGTTATTGGTCGTCCTGCAGTAGCTGAAGATTTAGCGGTTGCTCGTGATATTTTGTTATCTGAAATGACAGGCGGTCACATTCATATTGCACACGTAAGTAGTAAAAATACAGTGGACATGGTTCGTCGCGCAAAAGCAAAAGGTCTTAATGTAACATGTGAAGTTACAAGCCAACATTTATCTTTCACAGATGAATATTTACGCGAATACAATCCAGCGTTTAAAATGGCTCCTCCAATTCGCTCCGAAGATCATCGTCAAGCATTATTAGAAGGCTTGAAAGATGGCACAATCGATGCAATTATTACAGACCATGCACCGCATGCATATGAAGAAAAAGACCATGAGTTCTGCTGTGCTCCTAATGGTTTCAGTGGTCTCGAAACATCTTTAGCAGCGGTTATTACCAATGCGTATGGTCCAGATAAACTCAGCATTGACCAAGTTGTGTACTATATGAGTACACGTCCAGCTGAATTAATGCGTCTTGATGCAGGTGTTCTTGAAGTTGGTAAACCAGCAGATATTACTGTATTCTCTACAACTGAAGAATGGACAGTAGATCGAAATAAATTCTATACAAAAGGCAAAGTCAGCCCATTTGATGGTATGACTGTTACAGGTAAGGCCAAACTCACAGTAGTTGATGGCAAAGTAGTTATGAAGGAGGGCGTAGTCTTATAA
- a CDS encoding aspartate carbamoyltransferase catalytic subunit encodes MGQVSLKGKHLLGLQNVSPEEIKLILNVAKKMKKIVLSDDKKVPVLKGKSIVNLFMEPSTRTRSSFELAGKYLGADVINLSPSGSSMGKGESFRDTLLTLSYMGTDAIVMRHSAEGAPLYATKAVDPIIINAGDGAHEHPTQALLDMYSILEKKESIEGLKVVILGDIMHSRVARSNIYGLTKMGAKVHLAGPRTMVYPELEKLGVTVHHDIREAVVDADVVNVLRIQLERIHSALYPTNREYARIFGINNDVLKLAKDDVMVMHPGPMNRGLEIAPDVAYSDQSVIQEQVRNGVAVRMAVLYLTIIGGDGSELAY; translated from the coding sequence ATGGGACAAGTTAGCCTAAAAGGCAAACATTTATTAGGTTTGCAAAATGTGTCACCTGAAGAAATCAAATTGATTTTAAATGTGGCAAAAAAAATGAAGAAAATCGTTCTTTCTGATGACAAGAAGGTTCCGGTTTTAAAGGGGAAATCTATTGTTAACCTCTTTATGGAGCCAAGTACTCGTACCCGTAGTTCCTTTGAATTAGCCGGCAAATATTTAGGGGCTGACGTTATCAATCTTTCTCCTAGCGGTTCTTCCATGGGTAAAGGTGAAAGCTTCCGTGATACTTTGCTAACATTATCCTATATGGGTACAGATGCTATCGTAATGCGTCATAGTGCAGAAGGGGCTCCTCTATATGCCACAAAAGCAGTAGATCCTATTATTATCAATGCTGGTGACGGCGCTCATGAACATCCAACACAAGCATTATTAGATATGTACTCCATTTTAGAGAAAAAAGAATCTATTGAAGGCTTAAAAGTTGTTATCTTAGGCGATATTATGCATAGCCGTGTAGCAAGATCTAACATTTATGGACTTACAAAAATGGGTGCTAAAGTCCATTTGGCTGGTCCTCGTACAATGGTATATCCAGAGCTCGAAAAATTAGGTGTTACCGTACACCACGATATTCGTGAAGCAGTAGTTGATGCAGATGTGGTTAACGTACTTCGCATTCAATTAGAACGTATTCATTCTGCGTTGTATCCTACAAATAGAGAATATGCTCGTATCTTTGGTATTAACAATGATGTATTGAAATTGGCTAAAGATGATGTGATGGTAATGCATCCAGGTCCTATGAACCGTGGCCTTGAAATTGCACCAGATGTAGCATATTCTGATCAATCCGTAATTCAAGAACAGGTACGTAATGGCGTAGCTGTACGTATGGCTGTATTGTACTTAACTATTATCGGAGGTGACGGTAGTGAGCTTGCTTATTAA